In a genomic window of Oncorhynchus keta strain PuntledgeMale-10-30-2019 chromosome 28, Oket_V2, whole genome shotgun sequence:
- the LOC118361797 gene encoding glucose-fructose oxidoreductase domain-containing protein 1-like isoform X2, giving the protein MMSAAQYYPKLLSVMANVLRFLPAFVRMKELVEEGYVGELLVCEAQVHSSSLLGKKYNWSCDDLMGGGGLHSVGTYIIDLLTFLTGQRAAKVHGFLKTFVKQTAHICGIRQITSDDFCTFQMVLEGGACCTVTLNFNVPGDFRQEVIVVGTVGRLTVSGTDLYGQKNTMDGGPELLLKDSTPLEKASLPEKAFSDIPSPYLTGTICMVQAVRQAFEDQDDRRTWDGRPLTMAATFEDCLYALCVVDTIKKSNQCGEWQNIEVMKEEPEVSPAYLISEAMRRSRMSLYC; this is encoded by the coding sequence ATGATGTCGGCCGCCCAGTACTACCCCAAACTGCTGAGCGTCATGGCTAACGTGCTGCGCTTCCTGCCCGCCTTCGTACGGATGAAGGAGCTCGTGGAGGAGGGCTACGTGGGGGAGTTGCTGGTCTGCGAGGCCCAGGTCCACAGCAGCAGCCTGTTGGGTAAGAAGTACAACTGGAGCTGTGACGACCTGATGGGAGGTGGGGGGCTGCACTCGGTGGGTACCTACATCATCGACCTGCTCACCTTCCTGACGGGCCAGCGGGCGGCCAAAGTGCACGGCTTCCTCAAGACATTCGTCAAGCAGACGGCGCACATCTGTGGCATCCGCCAGATCACCAGCGACGACTTCTGCACCTTCCAGATGGTGCTGGAGGGCGGCGCCTGCTGCACCGTCACGCTCAACTTCAACGTGCCCGGCGACTTCCGCCAGGAGGTGATCGTGGTGGGCACGGTGGGCCGGCTGACCGTCAGCGGCACGGACCTGTACGGACAGAAGAACACCATGGATGGAGGGCCGGAGCTACTTCTGAAGGACAGCACCCCTCTGGAGAAGGCCTCCCTACCGGAGAAGGCTTTCAGCGACATCCCCTCACCCTACCTGACAGGAACTATTTGCATGGTGCAGGCGGTGCGGCAGGCCTTCGAGGACCAGGATGACCGGCGCACATGGGATGGAAGGCCGCTGACTATGGCGGCCACCTTCGAGGACTGCCTGTACGCACTGTGCGTGGTGGACACCATCAAGAAGTCCAACCAGTGCGGCGAATGGCAGAACATTGAGGTGATGAAAGAGGAGCCCGAGGTGAGCCCGGCCTACCTGATCAGTGAGGCCATGCGGCGCAGCAGGATGTCTCTCTACTGCTAG
- the LOC118360540 gene encoding uncharacterized protein LOC118360540 isoform X1: MAEEIRRIAALLDQPLSERDHELITYVKHKFATDFKKEHSYFPEKVVTRSDTQYGLVQNGQARKNYYRRQELLSKGFFSPVNKPYKTVGRLYSDNVDLFSTWLTSEDQKSLKTQWDKKFGKNTVISSKFTQEKTKKEENVRAPPVENLNGFLQLKQYMREMVSIRRALHTGRPLIYCLRDQDKPLLLMKKPVPPKTPCDRAISETVPPLSMYQQALDPEEEENLQRIQYRKQKLFSEKLQWIYMVLCGISHMRNRDLKTLVPLNSSYVNIIMKDTEKTNVLLKQSHSYNPPLNYTRQLVSLAPEDCHSVSRDVWDTFISHQDNTEPSKLTTTRTTGYKALQSGPRRKVPDGDGYMPPWLLLLLDENTSLEKKTVKPGVDQSGMLERAKEHYRDVKKVLNIPMESVVFQKRKNREERMRTLFNALMASKSDAGLSSLLTSLKSGLKEPKSTTGLWFATLQSDATELSGDRDSQYNLILQKISEFQSFSNKKLPYSKEKFCLLVLSMSPNQLLRPAMQEALLFLTENVLLLLPRQLKQWYQYLKLPFPTTATAS; the protein is encoded by the exons ATGGCTGAAGAGATCAGGAGAATAGCTGCTCTGCTAGATCAGCCTCTGAGTGAGAGAGACCACGAACTCATCACTTACGTCAAGCACAAGTTTGCCACAGACTTCAAAAAAG AACACAGTTACTTCCCTGAGAAGGTTGTTACCCGCAGTGACACACAGTATGGCCTCGTACAAAATGGCCAGGCCAGGAAGAACTACTACAGGAGACAGGAGCTGCTCAGTAAAGGCTTTTTCTCCCCTGTCAACAA ACCATACAAAACAGTGGGAAGGCTTTACTCTGACAACGTTGATCTCTTCTCAACCTGGCTCACATCAGAGGACCAAAAGTCACTGAAG ACACAGTGGGACAAGAAGTTTGGAAAAAATACAGTGATCTCCAGCAAATTCACTCAGGAGAAGACTAAAAAG GAGGAGAACGTCAGAGCCCCTCCAGTGGAGAACCTGAATGGTTTCCTCCAGCTGAAGCAGTACATGAGAGAGATGGTCTCCATCAGACGTGCTCTCCACACTGGGCGCCCCCTCATATATTGCCTCAGAGACCAG GATAAACCGTTATTGCTAATGAAGAAACCTGTGCCTCCCAAAACACCATGTGACCGAGCCATATCAG AGACTGTACCACCACTGTCCATGTACCAACAGGCACTGGacccagaggaagaggagaacctACA GAGGATACAGTACAGGAAGCAGAAGCTGTTCTCAGAGAAACTCCAGTGGATTTACATGGTCCTGTGTGGCATCTCTCACATGCGAAACAGAGATCTGAAGACACTG GTTCCTCTCAACAGCAGCTATGTGAACATCATCATGAAGGACACAGAGAAGACCAACGTCCTGCTGAAGCAGTCGCACAGCTACAACCCTCCGTTGAATTACACCAGGCAGCTGGTGTCCCTGGCCCCAGAGGACTGTCACAGCGTGAGCCGTGACGTGTGGGACACCTTCATCAGTCACCAGGACAACACAG AGCCCTCGAAGTTAACCACCACCCGAACCACAGG ATATAAAGCTCTGCAGTCGGGGCCCAGGCGCAAGGTGCCAGACGGAGATGGATACATGCCTCCAtggctgctactgctgctggatGAGAACA CGTCCCTAGAGAAGAAAACAGTAAA GCCTGGTGTAGACCAGTCAGGCATGCTGGAGAGAGCCAAGGAGCATTACCGGGATGTGAAGAAGGTTCTGAACATCCCAATGGAGTCAGTAGTGTTTCAAAAGAGAAA GAAccgagaggagaggatgagaacaCTTTTCAATGCTCTAATGGCCTCAAAGTCCGACGCTGGTCTATCCTCACTCCTTACCTCTCTGAAGAGTGGGCTGAAGGAGCCCAAATCCACCACTGGTCTCTG GTTTGCGACACTGCAGAGTGATGCCACAGAATTGTCTGGAGACAGAGACTCCCAATACAACCTCATACTGCAAAAGATCTCAGAGTTTCAAAGCTTCTCCAACAAAAAGCTCCCCTACTCCAAG gagAAGTTCTGTCTCCTGGTCCTCTCCATGTCACCCAATCAGCTGCTTCGACCGGCCATGCAGGAAGCACTGCTCTTCCTCACGGAGAACGTGCTGCTGTTGTTGCCGCGGCAACTCAAACAGTGGTACCAGTACCTGAAGCTCCCCTTCCCCACCACGGCAACCGCCTCCTGA
- the LOC118360540 gene encoding uncharacterized protein LOC118360540 isoform X2, translating into MAEEIRRIAALLDQPLSERDHELITYVKHKFATDFKKEHSYFPEKVVTRSDTQYGLVQNGQARKNYYRRQELLSKGFFSPVNKPYKTVGRLYSDNVDLFSTWLTSEDQKSLKTQWDKKFGKNTVISSKFTQEKTKKEENVRAPPVENLNGFLQLKQYMREMVSIRRALHTGRPLIYCLRDQDKPLLLMKKPVPPKTPCDRAISETVPPLSMYQQALDPEEEENLQRIQYRKQKLFSEKLQWIYMVLCGISHMRNRDLKTLVPLNSSYVNIIMKDTEKTNVLLKQSHSYNPPLNYTRQLVSLAPEDCHSVSRDVWDTFISHQDNTEPSKLTTTRTTGYKALQSGPRRKVPDGDGYMPPWLLLLLDENTSLEKKTVKPGVDQSGMLERAKEHYRDVKKVLNIPMESVVFQKRKNREERMRTLFNALMASKSDAGLSSLLTSLKSGLKEPKSTTGLWRSSVSWSSPCHPISCFDRPCRKHCSSSRRTCCCCCRGNSNSGTST; encoded by the exons ATGGCTGAAGAGATCAGGAGAATAGCTGCTCTGCTAGATCAGCCTCTGAGTGAGAGAGACCACGAACTCATCACTTACGTCAAGCACAAGTTTGCCACAGACTTCAAAAAAG AACACAGTTACTTCCCTGAGAAGGTTGTTACCCGCAGTGACACACAGTATGGCCTCGTACAAAATGGCCAGGCCAGGAAGAACTACTACAGGAGACAGGAGCTGCTCAGTAAAGGCTTTTTCTCCCCTGTCAACAA ACCATACAAAACAGTGGGAAGGCTTTACTCTGACAACGTTGATCTCTTCTCAACCTGGCTCACATCAGAGGACCAAAAGTCACTGAAG ACACAGTGGGACAAGAAGTTTGGAAAAAATACAGTGATCTCCAGCAAATTCACTCAGGAGAAGACTAAAAAG GAGGAGAACGTCAGAGCCCCTCCAGTGGAGAACCTGAATGGTTTCCTCCAGCTGAAGCAGTACATGAGAGAGATGGTCTCCATCAGACGTGCTCTCCACACTGGGCGCCCCCTCATATATTGCCTCAGAGACCAG GATAAACCGTTATTGCTAATGAAGAAACCTGTGCCTCCCAAAACACCATGTGACCGAGCCATATCAG AGACTGTACCACCACTGTCCATGTACCAACAGGCACTGGacccagaggaagaggagaacctACA GAGGATACAGTACAGGAAGCAGAAGCTGTTCTCAGAGAAACTCCAGTGGATTTACATGGTCCTGTGTGGCATCTCTCACATGCGAAACAGAGATCTGAAGACACTG GTTCCTCTCAACAGCAGCTATGTGAACATCATCATGAAGGACACAGAGAAGACCAACGTCCTGCTGAAGCAGTCGCACAGCTACAACCCTCCGTTGAATTACACCAGGCAGCTGGTGTCCCTGGCCCCAGAGGACTGTCACAGCGTGAGCCGTGACGTGTGGGACACCTTCATCAGTCACCAGGACAACACAG AGCCCTCGAAGTTAACCACCACCCGAACCACAGG ATATAAAGCTCTGCAGTCGGGGCCCAGGCGCAAGGTGCCAGACGGAGATGGATACATGCCTCCAtggctgctactgctgctggatGAGAACA CGTCCCTAGAGAAGAAAACAGTAAA GCCTGGTGTAGACCAGTCAGGCATGCTGGAGAGAGCCAAGGAGCATTACCGGGATGTGAAGAAGGTTCTGAACATCCCAATGGAGTCAGTAGTGTTTCAAAAGAGAAA GAAccgagaggagaggatgagaacaCTTTTCAATGCTCTAATGGCCTCAAAGTCCGACGCTGGTCTATCCTCACTCCTTACCTCTCTGAAGAGTGGGCTGAAGGAGCCCAAATCCACCACTGGTCTCTG gagAAGTTCTGTCTCCTGGTCCTCTCCATGTCACCCAATCAGCTGCTTCGACCGGCCATGCAGGAAGCACTGCTCTTCCTCACGGAGAACGTGCTGCTGTTGTTGCCGCGGCAACTCAAACAGTGGTACCAGTACCTGA